One Erpetoichthys calabaricus chromosome 9, fErpCal1.3, whole genome shotgun sequence genomic region harbors:
- the LOC114658069 gene encoding carboxylesterase 5A-like isoform X5 encodes MASCLQNLDQYMALFPALAVPPNPLISEDCLYLNIYTPAEPKQELQLPVMVWIHGGALMIGGASQYDGSALAAYENVVVVVIQYRVGYMGFLSTGDENCSGNWGLLDQVAALQWIQKHIKNFGGDPDSVTIFGESAGGCSVSALVLSPLSSGLFHKAISESGVILIPGIVTENIDPVKKKVANLTTCDDSDSGLFIQCLRQKTEEELLNVARSFKFGISPITIDGVVLPRPIEELIKAQSFQQVPYLIGVNNYEFGGLLANAYCPPGWSDGMTKEMAISVLNEIIIPPECGVKEAYEYIYEEYVGNVTDPVRIRDLSLKMIGDLFFVKPSLMIANIHRNAGLPVYFYEFQYRSKIYDDIRPSFVKADHTDEIRFVFGACFWNGTLQFKEPSNTEDDQLCKVLMAYWANFARNGDPDGEGLLHWPLYDDCENYMALNLTQSVQQKLMGDKMKFLLHTLPEKLNTSTSNVTTVHCETMQ; translated from the exons ttGTCTTCAAAATTTGGACCAGTATATGGCATTGTTCCCTGCACTTGCAGTTCCCCCAAATCCATTGATCTCTGAAGACTGTCTGTATTTAAACATCTACACTCCAGCAGAGCCTAAACAAGAATTGCAATTACCA GTAATGGTGTGGATTCATGGTGGAGCATTAATGATAGGTGGAGCATCCCAGTATGATGGCTCAGCCCTTGCTGCTTATGAGAATGTGGTTGTGGTGGTGATTCAGTACAGGGTGGGATATATGGGTTTTTTAAG TACTGGTGATGAAAACTGCTCTGGAAACTGGGGTCTTCTGGATCAAGTGGCAGCACTGCAGTGGATTCAAAAGCATATTAAAAACTTTGGTGGTGACCCAGACTCTGTTACTATTTTTGGAGAATCAGCTGGTGGATGTAGTGTGTCTGCTCTC GTTTTATCTCCTTTATCATCTGGATTATTTCATAAAGCCATTTCTGAGAGTGGAGTTATCTTAATACCAGGCATAGTCACAGAAAATATAGACCCAGTTAAAAAG AAAGTTGCTAACCTGACCACCTGTGACGATTCTGACTCCGGCTTGTTCATCCAGTGCTTGCGACAGAAGACTGAAGAGGAACTTTTAAATGTAGCCAGATCG ttCAAATTTGGAATTTCACCAATAACGATTGATGGAGTTGTTCTTCCAAGACCAATTGAAGAATTGATAAAAGCCCAAAGTTTTCAACAAGTTCCATATCTTATAGGAGTTAACAATTACGAGTTTGGGGGCCTCCTTGCAAAT GCATATTGTCCTCCTGGGTGGAGTGATGGAATGACCAAAGAAATGGCAATTTCTGTCTTGAATGAAATAATAATCCCACCTGAA TGTGGAGTCAAGGAGGCATATGAATACATTTATGAGGAATATGTTGGAAATGTCACAGATCCTGTTAGAATCCGAGATCTTTCACTAAAGATGATTGGTGACCTGTTCTTTGTGAAGCCATCTTTAATGATTGCTAATATTCACAGAA ATGCTGGTCTGCCTGTGTACTTCTATGAATTTCAGTATCGATCAAAAATTTATGATGATATAAGACCCAGTTTTGTGAAAGCTGATCATACTGACGAGATTAGGTTTGTTTTTGGAGCATGCTTCTGGAATGGAACACTTCAGTTCAAAG AGCCATCAAACACAGAGGATGATCAGCTTTGCAAGGTGTTAATGGCATACTGGGCTAATTTTGCTCGAAATGG AGATCCAGACGGAGAAGGGCTGCTGCATTGGCCTCTTTATGATGATTGTGAAAACTACATGGCACTGAATTTAACACAAAGCGTTCAGCAGAAACTCATGGGAGACAAAATGAAGTTCTTGCTCCACACTCTACctgaaaaattaaacacaagtACCAGTAATGTAACTACGGTTCACTGTGAAACCATGCAATAA